In Solanum stenotomum isolate F172 chromosome 6, ASM1918654v1, whole genome shotgun sequence, one DNA window encodes the following:
- the LOC125868004 gene encoding mRNA-decapping enzyme subunit 2 codes for MSGLNRSSSAPSKNGLPPKELIDDLCSRFILNVPKEDQQSFERILFLVECAHWFYEDNTVDYNPSLKSITLKEFTSLMFNNCDVLKPYVPHIDDIFKDFTSYKVRVPVTGAIILDETFERCLLVKGWKGSSWSFPRGKKNKDEEDHSCAVREVLEETGFDVSKLLQKEQYLEMTFGQQRVRLYIIAGVKEDASFAPQTKKEISEIAWQRLDELQPATNEIISRGMTGLKLYMVSPFLSSLRSWISAHQPPVAPRFDRPSRGLSVWNAKNSSTGSSSVLAEIQLNKPAVDARPQDTGPGKSFRNFRFDTASIYRAMEAGFSS; via the exons ATGTCAGGGCTGAATCGATCTTCTAGCGCTCCATCGAAAAATGGGCTTCCTCCTAAGGAACTCATTGACGATCTTTGCAG TCGGTTTATTTTGAACGTGCCAAAAGAAGATCAGCAATCATTTGAGAGGATTTTGTTTCTTGTGGAGTGCGCACATTGGTTTTATGAAGACAATACTGTGGACTACAATCCGTCATTGAAGTCTATAACCCTCAAGGAATTTACTTCCTTAA TGTTTAACAATTGTGATGTTTTAAAACCATATGTTCCTCACATAGATGACATATTCAAGGACTTTACCTCTTACAAGGTTCGAGTTCCTGTAACTGGGGCCATCATCCTTGATGAGACTTTTGAACGG TGCTTGCTAGTAAAGGGATGGAAGGGTTCAAGTTGGAGTTTTCCACGTGGGAAAAAGAACAAGGATGAAGAGGACCACTCATGTGCAGTTAGAGAA GTCTTGGAGGAAACAGGATTTGATGTCTCGAAACTTCTTCAGAAAGAGCAATACCTTGAAATGACTTTTGGACAGCAAAGAGTGCGGCTTTACATAATAGCGGGAGTGAAAGAGGATGCATCATTTGCCCCAcaaaccaaaaaagaaattagt GAAATTGCATGGCAAAGACTGGATGAACTTCAACCAGCAACTAACGAAATCATATCTCGTGGGATGACTGGACTCAAGCTCTACATGGTTTCTCCATTTTTATC ATCTTTGAGATCTTGGATTTCAGCACATCAGCCTCCTGTAGCGCCTAGATTTGATAGACCTTCAAGAG GATTAAGTGTGTGGAATGCAAAAAATAGTTCCACCGGAAGCAGCTCAGTTTTAGCTGAGATTCAATTGAACAAACCTGCAGTTGATGCACGTCCCCAGGACACAGGTCCTGGCAAAAGCTTCAGAAACTTCCGATTTGACACTGCTTCAATATATCGCGCAATGGAAGCTGGCTTCTCTTCTTGA
- the LOC125867525 gene encoding GATA transcription factor 8-like — MGSNVVDEIDCGSFFDHIDDLIDFPLENENVGLSSTDCKDFPSIWNDPLPDSDSLFSGSHRNSASDLSAELSVPYEDIIQLEWLSTFVEDSFSGGGLTLGKENIPVEKEPSSKGKFQTSSPVSVLESSSSSSSSFSSSGEKTLPLSPCHRGPQRARTKRPRPTTFNPFPVFVAPGVPTESENFAESPMKKNLKPAAPEQKKKKKIKFSIPLSPVETNQNPVAQQAVRKCQHCEITKTPQWRAGPMGPKTLCNACGVRYKSGRLFPEYRPAASPTFVPALHSNSHKKVLEMRTTIVPDNDTIARTSSPAIATQPEFNPSNVSVEEEHK, encoded by the exons aTGGGGTCAAATGTGGTAGATGAGATAGATTGTGGCAGCTTCTTTGACCACATTGATGATTTGATTGATTTCCCTCTTGAGAATGAGAATGTTGGCCTTAGTTCTACTGATTGCAAAGATTTTCCAAGCATTTGGAATGACCCCTTACCGGATTCCGACTCCCTTTTCTCTGGCAGCCACCGGAATTCTGCTTCTGACCTCTCGGCTGAGCTCTCAGTTCCG TATGAGGATATTATCCAGCTTGAATGGCTTTCAACATTTGTGGAGGATTCTTTCTCTGGCGGGGGATTGACTCTCGGGAAAGAAAACATTCCTGTTGAGAAAGAGCCGTCATCCAAAGGAAAGTTCCAGACTTCGAGTCCTGTGTCTGTGCTTGaaagcagcagcagcagcagctcGTCATTTTCCAGCTCGGGGGAAAAAACTTTACCCCTTAGTCCATGCCACCGTGGTCCACAACGTGCTCGGACCAAGCGTCCTCGCCCAACAACTTTTAATCCCTTCCCAGTATTTGTTGCTCCAGGAGTTCCAACAGAATCAGAAAATTTCGCGGAGTCTCCCATGAAGAAGAATCTGAAACCGGCTGCACCagaacagaaaaagaaaaagaagatcaaATTCTCTATTCCTCTATCTCCGGTCGAGACAAATCAGAATCCAGTGGCACAACAAGCAGTTAGGAAATGCCAGCATTGCGAGATTACAAAGACTCCTCAATGGAGGGCCGGTCCAATGGGACCAAAAACTCTCTGCAACGCCTGTGGTGTTCGTTACAAGTCAGGACGACTCTTCCCTGAATACCGGCCAGCTGCAAGTCCTACATTTGTTCCAGCATTGCACTCAAACTCTCACAAGAAGGTTCTCGAAATGAGAACCACCATCGTCCCAGACAACGACACCATAGCCAGGACCTCGTCACCAGCAATAGCCACCCAACCGGAGTTTAACCCGAGCAACGTGTCGGTTGAGGAGGAGCACAAGTGA